Below is a window of Candidatus Cloacimonadota bacterium DNA.
CCCCCGCGGCCAGCAGCGCGGCGATGATGCCGATGATCCAGCCCGGGGAAAGTTGGCCGCCCCCGCCTTCCGGGTCGATCTCATCCGGGCCGCTGATGGCTTCCCGGTTGGCCGGCACCCGCACCTTCACGGGGTCCGGAAATTCCGCTTTGAAAGCGCCTTGGGCGAGGGTGATGCTCAGGTCTTTTTCCAGGCCGTCGCCGGCCAGCCCGAACACAGGATAGCTGAGGATATAGGAGCCCAGGATCTGGCGGCTCACCTTGCCGAAATGCTCGCTCAGGCTCTGGGCGTCCGGCGCGTCGTAATAGCTGCCTCCGGTTTGCTGGGAAACGCGGTCCAAAACTTGCAGATATTGCCTGTCCTGCGTGGTGTAGCCCGCCGCGAAGATGGGGATTTGCTTGGCGCGGGCTTTGGCTATCACCCCGTCCAGGGTGAAGGCGGTGGCGGGATTGTCTTCCTTGCCGTCGGAAAAGAGGATCATGAAGCGGCCCTCATTCTTGGCGGCGGGCCCGCTCAGGCGGTCCAAACCCTTGTCGATGCTGTAATACAGCGAGGTGTCGCCGGGCAGGATCTTCAGGTTGGCGATGCTCTCGCGCAGAAACTCCGTGTCCGTGCTGAAATCGCAGATCAGTTCGGTCTGTTCGGCAAAGGCCAGGATGGCGATCTCGTCGTTGTCGCGCTTTTCGCCGATGAAGCTCAGCAGGGCGTCTTTCACGCTGGCCAGAGGCTTGCCCTTCATGGAGCCGGAAACGTCCACGCACACGAGGATGGAGAGGCCCTGCTTGGAATTTTCAAAGGTGGTCACGTTCAGCAGGGTGTCCACCGCCGCGCCGCCCAGGGAGATGCGGAAGTTCCCGGCGTTCAGGTTTTTGAGCGGTTCGCTGGCGTTGTCCAGGGCCAGCACGGAGCTGTGCACCATTTGGGGAAAGTTGTCGGTGTTGGTCTTCAGGTGGTTGAGGCTGATGTTCTGCGCCCAGAGCGGCGTGCAGAGCAAAAGCAGGATCAGCGTTCTGCGCATCGTGCACCTCACACGGTCTTCA
It encodes the following:
- a CDS encoding FHA domain-containing protein → MRRTLILLLLCTPLWAQNISLNHLKTNTDNFPQMVHSSVLALDNASEPLKNLNAGNFRISLGGAAVDTLLNVTTFENSKQGLSILVCVDVSGSMKGKPLASVKDALLSFIGEKRDNDEIAILAFAEQTELICDFSTDTEFLRESIANLKILPGDTSLYYSIDKGLDRLSGPAAKNEGRFMILFSDGKEDNPATAFTLDGVIAKARAKQIPIFAAGYTTQDRQYLQVLDRVSQQTGGSYYDAPDAQSLSEHFGKVSRQILGSYILSYPVFGLAGDGLEKDLSITLAQGAFKAEFPDPVKVRVPANREAISGPDEIDPEGGGGQLSPGWIIGIIAALLAAGAGVFFWLKAKKKKRLAEQRRQQEEEERLRQEQQARYQEEQRRLEEEQRQLQEQTRRESETRVQDQGPRSREHTVILNPGTGTGEFRGGSGKGLSLEVLMGSEQGQIFNIGAEGATLGRAQGNSIVLNDSTVSSRHARIYWSDGQFYIEDLGSLNGVFVNGQKVTLSRVEQGSTFKLGSNEGVFRLY